In a genomic window of Brassica rapa cultivar Chiifu-401-42 chromosome A10, CAAS_Brap_v3.01, whole genome shotgun sequence:
- the LOC103845247 gene encoding dentin sialophosphoprotein has protein sequence MEGGGSGGGGGVRLHVGGLGESVGRDDLLKIFSPMGFVEAVEFVRTKGRSFAYIDFSPASENSLTKLFSTYNGCKWKGGKLRLEKAKEHYMARLKREWAESASVSASSDDTVKAPEKLTPSTHLNIFFPRLRKVKAMPLSGTGKHKYSFQRVAVPSLLPKTFCDCEEHSASLTPQETHARDVEALNVGINEEEVNIMNSVMNKLLQKDDIVINEKDDIIVDTKDNILINVVSNGKDMMDAELSNLSRKRKSMLDQTPAEGCTEGHKGNNIHPNKKRQSIIPEGSGRQEASQAIREKKKPSEVDPDEPSRTTGVKKSNDNISWSQKSSWKSLVANGNNSNFSVSSFLPDVSSSKAVQPASDTDVEGSDHSESEDTDVVDSDHSESEDNDVEGSDYSESEDADVEGPDHSESEDNGVVGSDHPESEDDDVEGSEHPESEDADVEGSDHSESEDADVEGSEHPESEDADVADIDVDAETVELAASTEGDSEDGSLNVEKDENVADDLNAEKESLVLEDSVDHNVDEEETGKGQLEASKKSAGGSLWLQKASWTQLVRDQNASFSITQLFPNLPPEKTEADRVNSSGDGQFTYSNQSGSANGVEAAGVHGASSSTPLRSLKENQQIVKAKNVSGGSRLGVKRPIRREIGSGESCAFMRSETSVSEWKRAKKALSEPSRKKKSEE, from the exons ATGGAGGGAGGCGGAagtggcggcggcggcggcgttAGGCTTCATGTCGGAGGATTAGGAGAAAGCGTCGGGAGAGACGATCTTCTCAAGATCTTCTCTCCCATGGGCTTCGTCGAAGCTGTTGAATTTGTCAGGACCAAAGGTCGCTCCTTTGCTTACATCGACTTCTCTCCCGCCTCCGAGAACTCACTCACTAAGCTCTTCTCCACG TATAATGGATGTAAGTGGAAAGGAGGGAAGCTGCGGCTGGAGAAAGCGAAAGAGCATTACATGGCTCGCTTGAAGAGGGAATGGGCAGAGTCAGCTTCTGTTTCTGCTTCTTCTGATGACACTGTTAAAGCTCCCGAGAAGTTAACTCCTTCCACTCACCTTAACATCTTCTTTCCCAGACTCAGAAAG GTGAAAGCTATGCCACTAAGTGGAACTGGCAAACATAAGTATAGCTTCCAGCGTGTTGCGGTGCCTTCTCTTCTTCCCAAGACCTTTTGCGATTGTGAAGAGCACTCTGCTTCTCTCACTCCTCAGGAAACTCATGCCCGTGATGTGGAAGCGCTTAATGTGGGGATAAATGAAGAAGAGGTGAATATTATGAACTCCGTGATGAATAAGCTTCTTCAGAAAGACGACATCGTCATCAATGAGAAAGATGACATCATCGTAGATACCAAAGATAACATTTTGATCAATGTGGTATCTAATGGGAAGGACATGATGGACGCAGAGCTGAGTAACTTGTCAAGAAAACGG AAATCAATGCTCGATCAAACACCAGCAGAAGGATGTACTGAGGGACATAAGGGGAACAACATTCATCCAAACAAAAAGAGGCAATCAATCATCCCAGAGGGAAGTGGAAGACAGGAAGCTTCACAGGCCATACGTGAAAAGAAGAAACCTTCTGAAGTCGATCCGGATGAACCAAGCAGAACAACAGGCGTCAAGAAGTCGAATGACAATATTTCCTGGTCCCAAAAGTCTTCCTGGAAGTCACTTGTGGCCAATGGAAACAACAGTAATTTTAGCGTATCCAGTTTCTTGCCAGATGTTAGCTCCAGTAAAGCAGTACAACCTGCATCGGACACCGATGTTGAAGGTTCAGACCACTCAGAGTCAGAGGATACTGACGTTGTAGATTCAGACCACTCAGAGTCAGAAGATAATGACGTTGAAGGTTCAGACTACTCAGAGTCGGAAGATGCTGATGTTGAAGGTCCAGACCACTCAGAGTCAGAAGATAATGGCGTTGTAGGTTCAGACCACCCTGAGTCAGAAGATGATGATGTTGAAGGTTCAGAGCACCCAGAGTCAGAAGATGCTGACGTTGAAGGTTCAGACCACTCAGAGTCAGAAGATGCTGACGTTGAAGGTTCAGAGCACCCAGAGTCAGAAGATGCTGACGTTGCTGACATAGATGTGGATGCTGAGACAGTGGAACTTGCAGCAAGCACCGAGGGCGATAGTGAGGATGGAAGTTTGAACGTGGAAAAGGATGAGAATGTGGCAGATGATTTGAATGCAGAAAAGGAAAGCTTAGTCTTGGAGGATAGTGTGGATCATAATGTGGACGAAGAAGAGACAGGGAAAGGACAATTGGAAGCTAGTAAGAAGTCAGCAGGAGGTTCATTATGGCTTCAGAAGGCTTCTTGGACTCAGCTGGTTCGGGACCAGAATGCTTCATTCAGTATTACTCAACTCTTCCCGAATCTACCTCCTGAGAAGACCGAAGCAGATAGAGTGAACAGCAGTGGAGATGGCCAGTTCACCTATTCTAACCAGAGTGGAAGTGCCAATGGTGTTGAGGCTGCGGGAGTCCACGGGGCTAGTAGTAGTACCCCTCTGAGAAGTTTAAAGGAGAATCAGCAGATTGTGAAGGCTAAGAATGTGAGTGGAGGAAGTAGATTGGGTGTGAAGAGGCCGATTAGGAGAGAGATTGGATCAGGGGAGAGTTGCGCTTTTATGAGAAGCGAGACTTCTGTGAGTGAGTGGAAAAGGGCTAAGAAGGCATTGAGCGAGCCAAGCAGAAAGAAGAAAAGTGAAGAATGA